The window CAGCCGCAGTTCGGCGGCCAGCATGGCGCCAGTCGGCCCGCACCCGGCAATGATCACGTCGAACTGGAGAGGCGCGCGTTCGGCACCGGAGGCCGGCGACCAGAGTCCGGGGACGTCGCTGATGGTGGGGTCGCGCTCGACCGTGTCGTTCGGCGACGGCGCGGCGGTGAACTGCAGAGAGTGCATAGGTGTTGCCTTCCCGGGAGTGCCCTGTTGGCGAGGCGCTCCCGGCGACACCTATGTCAATCGCCCGACCGTGACGGGAAGGGGGAGCACCCACATCGATACAGCGTTCATGGGTCTCACCTCCTCGGGCGGTGTCGCGGCCAGTCGCAAGCTACAAGCCCGAGCATCATCCCGTCCAGTCCTTTCCCACAGCTGCTTGGACGATGCGGGAGCTGGGCTTTCGGCCGTTCAGGCAGCGGCCGGGGAAGCCGTGCGCAGTGGACGGAGCGCCTGCGCCCACGCCAGCAGTTCGTCGACCAGGCCGTGCAGCTGCGCTGCCTGCGGCTCCTGCGGCCGGAAGTCGGCGAAGTTCACGAAGTCCTCGCGCAGCGACAGCGCCACCTGCGGCCCGATGTCCGCCATCCGCAGCTGGCCCGCCTGCGCGCGCAGCTTCTGTACCGCCATGACCGCGCCGAAGATGCCGTAGCCGACATAGCCGACGGCCTTGCCGCCCCACTCGGCGTAGAGGTAGTCGATGGCGTTGGTCAGGGCG of the Pseudofrankia saprophytica genome contains:
- a CDS encoding NADPH-dependent FMN reductase, whose product is MIRTGIIIGSTRPGRSGDKVARWVRDLAAEHAGDAADFELVDLKDYELPLLDEAIPARMAPGRQPHTRRWAERIGSYDAYIVVTPEYNTAPPAALTNAIDYLYAEWGGKAVGYVGYGIFGAVMAVQKLRAQAGQLRMADIGPQVALSLREDFVNFADFRPQEPQAAQLHGLVDELLAWAQALRPLRTASPAAA